The Pan troglodytes isolate AG18354 chromosome 8, NHGRI_mPanTro3-v2.0_pri, whole genome shotgun sequence genome window below encodes:
- the TBATA gene encoding protein TBATA isoform X8, translating into MEQETQGPSQWSPQRVRGQHALLSTSRVHLYSKRTPFSQGHREKGMQTAISPKAELKLEKKSGHKPRSPRDSGPQKELVIPGIVDFERIRRALRTPKPQTPGTYCFGRLSHHSFFSRHHPHPQHVTHIQDLTGKPVCVVRDFPAPLPESTVFSGCQMGIPTISVPIGDPQSNRNPQLSSAWKKELKELASRVAFLTKEDELKKKEDTTSLNWNCKSRRPQAPGLSGTDLGAAELGIKKEQKEEPLREQGAKYSAETGRLIPASTRAVGRRRSHQAQPSQSSSRHEGVQAFLLQDQELLVLELLCQILETDSLSAIQFWLLYAPPKEKDLALGLLQTAVAQLLPQPLVSIPTEKLLNQLQEVHEPPQEKQEPPCRVHWRSSSPPDAFKPERRGEDIEAEGRELRGPNTCTCLVQEQPQGFRGVSVSTTFTAVPDSLP; encoded by the exons ATGGAACAGGAAACTCAGGGGCCAAGCCAGTGGAGTCCTCAGAGGGTCCGGGGGCAGCACGCCTTGCTTAGCACATCCAGAGTTCATCTGTACTCCAAAAGGACTCCCTTCAGCCAGGGCCACCGTGAGAAGGGCATGCAGACAGCGATCAG TCCAAAGGCTGAGCTGAAACTGGAGAAGAAGTCAGGGCACAAGCCAAGGAGCCCCAGGGACAGTGGGCCACAGAAAGAACTGGTGATCCCAGGGATTGTGGATTTCGAGCGGATCCGCCGGGCATTGAGGACCCCAAAGCCCCAAACCCCTGGCACCTACTGCTTTGGACGCCTCAGTCACCACTCCTTCTTCTCCCGGCACCACCCACACCCCCAGCACGTGACCCACATCCAAG ATCTCACCGGGAAGCCTGTCTGTGTCGTCAGGGATTTTCCAGCCCCCTTGCCTGAGTCAACTGTCTTTTCCGGCTGTCAAATGGGGATACCCACCATCTCTGTCCCCATTGGAGACCCACAGTCTAATCGGAACCCCCAGCTTTCTTCTG CCTGGAAGAAGGAGTTGAAGGAGCTAGCTTCCCGGGTGGCCTTCCTCACCAAGGAGGATGAACTGAAGAAGAAAGAG GATACCACCAGTCTTAATTGGAATTGCAAGAGCAGGAGGCCCCAGGCACCAGGCCTCTCTGGGACAGACCTGGGGGCAGCTGAGCTGGGAATTAAG AAGGAGCAGAAGGAGGAGCCTCTGCGGGAGCAGGGGGCAAAGTACTCAGCAGAGACTGGGAGGCTCATCCCCGCTTCCACCCGGGCTGTCGGCCGCCGCAGATCTCACCAGGCCCAGCCGAGTCAGTCTTCCAGCAGACATGAAGGAGTCCAGGCCTTCCTCCTTCAGGATCAGGAGCTGCTG GTCCTGGAGCTCCTGTGTCAGATCCTGGAAACAGACTCGCTAAGCGCGATCCAGTTCTGGCTGCTCTACGCTCCGCCCAAGG AAAAAGACCTCGCTCTGGGACTCCTGCAGACAGCAGTGGCTcagctccttccccagcccctagTCTCCATCCCTACCGAAAAGCTCCTAAACCAGCTTCAAGAAGTGCATGAACCTCCTCAAGAGAAGCAAGAGCCACCCTGCAG AGTACATTGGAGAAGCTCAAGTCCTCCGGATGCATTCAAGCCAGAACGCAGAGGAGAAGACATCGAAGCCGAGGGCAGAGAGCTGAGGGGCCCTAACACCTGCACCTGCCTTGTTCAAGAGCAGCCCCAAGGGTTCAGGGGTGTTTCTGTCTCCACCACCTTCACAGCAGTACCTGATTCCCTACCATGA
- the TBATA gene encoding protein TBATA isoform X20 produces the protein MATDVQLADYPLMSPRSLRGEWRMEQETQGPSQWSPQRVRGQHALLSTSRVHLYSKRTPFSQGHREKGMQTAISPKAELKLEKKSGHKPRSPRDSGPQKELVIPGIVDFERIRRALRTPKPQTPGTYCFGRLSHHSFFSRHHPHPQHVTHIQDLTGKPVCVVRDFPAPLPESTVFSGCQMGIPTISVPIGDPQSNRNPQLSSEAWKKELKELASRVAFLTKEDELKKKEDTTSLNWNCKSRRPQAPGLSGTDLGAAELGIKQKEQKEEPLREQGAKYSAETGRLIPASTRAVGRRRSHQAQPSQSSSRHEGVQAFLLQDQELLVLELLCQILETDSLSAIQFWLLYAPPKVNPRRKRRYHLLQKAKNQSTLEKLKSSGCIQARTQRRRHRSRGQRAEGP, from the exons ATGGCTACAGATGTTCAATTGGCTGATTATCCACTGATGAG cCCCAGATCCCTTAGAGGCGAATGGAGAATGGAACAGGAAACTCAGGGGCCAAGCCAGTGGAGTCCTCAGAGGGTCCGGGGGCAGCACGCCTTGCTTAGCACATCCAGAGTTCATCTGTACTCCAAAAGGACTCCCTTCAGCCAGGGCCACCGTGAGAAGGGCATGCAGACAGCGATCAG TCCAAAGGCTGAGCTGAAACTGGAGAAGAAGTCAGGGCACAAGCCAAGGAGCCCCAGGGACAGTGGGCCACAGAAAGAACTGGTGATCCCAGGGATTGTGGATTTCGAGCGGATCCGCCGGGCATTGAGGACCCCAAAGCCCCAAACCCCTGGCACCTACTGCTTTGGACGCCTCAGTCACCACTCCTTCTTCTCCCGGCACCACCCACACCCCCAGCACGTGACCCACATCCAAG ATCTCACCGGGAAGCCTGTCTGTGTCGTCAGGGATTTTCCAGCCCCCTTGCCTGAGTCAACTGTCTTTTCCGGCTGTCAAATGGGGATACCCACCATCTCTGTCCCCATTGGAGACCCACAGTCTAATCGGAACCCCCAGCTTTCTTCTG AAGCCTGGAAGAAGGAGTTGAAGGAGCTAGCTTCCCGGGTGGCCTTCCTCACCAAGGAGGATGAACTGAAGAAGAAAGAG GATACCACCAGTCTTAATTGGAATTGCAAGAGCAGGAGGCCCCAGGCACCAGGCCTCTCTGGGACAGACCTGGGGGCAGCTGAGCTGGGAATTAAG CAGAAGGAGCAGAAGGAGGAGCCTCTGCGGGAGCAGGGGGCAAAGTACTCAGCAGAGACTGGGAGGCTCATCCCCGCTTCCACCCGGGCTGTCGGCCGCCGCAGATCTCACCAGGCCCAGCCGAGTCAGTCTTCCAGCAGACATGAAGGAGTCCAGGCCTTCCTCCTTCAGGATCAGGAGCTGCTG GTCCTGGAGCTCCTGTGTCAGATCCTGGAAACAGACTCGCTAAGCGCGATCCAGTTCTGGCTGCTCTACGCTCCGCCCAAGG TCAATCCCCGAAGAAAACGAAGATATCACCTTTTACAAAAAGCGAAAAACCAG AGTACATTGGAGAAGCTCAAGTCCTCCGGATGCATTCAAGCCAGAACGCAGAGGAGAAGACATCGAAGCCGAGGGCAGAGAGCTGAGGGGCCCTAA
- the TBATA gene encoding protein TBATA isoform X10 produces the protein MATDVQLADYPLMSPRSLRGEWRMEQETQGPSQWSPQRVRGQHALLSTSRVHLYSKRTPFSQGHREKGMQTAISPKAELKLEKKSGHKPRSPRDSGPQKELVIPGIVDFERIRRALRTPKPQTPGTYCFGRLSHHSFFSRHHPHPQHVTHIQDLTGKPVCVVRDFPAPLPESTVFSGCQMGIPTISVPIGDPQSNRNPQLSSAWKKELKELASRVAFLTKEDELKKKEKEQKEEPLREQGAKYSAETGRLIPASTRAVGRRRSHQAQPSQSSSRHEGVQAFLLQDQELLVLELLCQILETDSLSAIQFWLLYAPPKEKDLALGLLQTAVAQLLPQPLVSIPTEKLLNQLQEVHEPPQEKQEPPCRVHWRSSSPPDAFKPERRGEDIEAEGRELRGPNTCTCLVQEQPQGFRGVSVSTTFTAVPDSLP, from the exons ATGGCTACAGATGTTCAATTGGCTGATTATCCACTGATGAG cCCCAGATCCCTTAGAGGCGAATGGAGAATGGAACAGGAAACTCAGGGGCCAAGCCAGTGGAGTCCTCAGAGGGTCCGGGGGCAGCACGCCTTGCTTAGCACATCCAGAGTTCATCTGTACTCCAAAAGGACTCCCTTCAGCCAGGGCCACCGTGAGAAGGGCATGCAGACAGCGATCAG TCCAAAGGCTGAGCTGAAACTGGAGAAGAAGTCAGGGCACAAGCCAAGGAGCCCCAGGGACAGTGGGCCACAGAAAGAACTGGTGATCCCAGGGATTGTGGATTTCGAGCGGATCCGCCGGGCATTGAGGACCCCAAAGCCCCAAACCCCTGGCACCTACTGCTTTGGACGCCTCAGTCACCACTCCTTCTTCTCCCGGCACCACCCACACCCCCAGCACGTGACCCACATCCAAG ATCTCACCGGGAAGCCTGTCTGTGTCGTCAGGGATTTTCCAGCCCCCTTGCCTGAGTCAACTGTCTTTTCCGGCTGTCAAATGGGGATACCCACCATCTCTGTCCCCATTGGAGACCCACAGTCTAATCGGAACCCCCAGCTTTCTTCTG CCTGGAAGAAGGAGTTGAAGGAGCTAGCTTCCCGGGTGGCCTTCCTCACCAAGGAGGATGAACTGAAGAAGAAAGAG AAGGAGCAGAAGGAGGAGCCTCTGCGGGAGCAGGGGGCAAAGTACTCAGCAGAGACTGGGAGGCTCATCCCCGCTTCCACCCGGGCTGTCGGCCGCCGCAGATCTCACCAGGCCCAGCCGAGTCAGTCTTCCAGCAGACATGAAGGAGTCCAGGCCTTCCTCCTTCAGGATCAGGAGCTGCTG GTCCTGGAGCTCCTGTGTCAGATCCTGGAAACAGACTCGCTAAGCGCGATCCAGTTCTGGCTGCTCTACGCTCCGCCCAAGG AAAAAGACCTCGCTCTGGGACTCCTGCAGACAGCAGTGGCTcagctccttccccagcccctagTCTCCATCCCTACCGAAAAGCTCCTAAACCAGCTTCAAGAAGTGCATGAACCTCCTCAAGAGAAGCAAGAGCCACCCTGCAG AGTACATTGGAGAAGCTCAAGTCCTCCGGATGCATTCAAGCCAGAACGCAGAGGAGAAGACATCGAAGCCGAGGGCAGAGAGCTGAGGGGCCCTAACACCTGCACCTGCCTTGTTCAAGAGCAGCCCCAAGGGTTCAGGGGTGTTTCTGTCTCCACCACCTTCACAGCAGTACCTGATTCCCTACCATGA
- the TBATA gene encoding protein TBATA isoform X2, producing MATDVQLADYPLMSPRSLRGEWRMEQETQGPSQWSPQRVRGQHALLSTSRVHLYSKRTPFSQGHREKGMQTAISPKAELKLEKKSGHKPRSPRDSGPQKELVIPGIVDFERIRRALRTPKPQTPGTYCFGRLSHHSFFSRHHPHPQHVTHIQDLTGKPVCVVRDFPAPLPESTVFSGCQMGIPTISVPIGDPQSNRNPQLSSEAWKKELKELASRVAFLTKEDELKKKEDTTSLNWNCKSRRPQAPGLSGTDLGAAELGIKQKEQKEEPLREQGAKYSAETGRLIPASTRAVGRRRSHQAQPSQSSSRHEGVQAFLLQDQELLVLELLCQILETDSLSAIQFWLLYAPPKEKDLALGLLQTAVAQLLPQPLVSIPTEKLLNQLQEVHEPPQEKQEPPCRVHWRSSSPPDAFKPERRGEDIEAEGRELRGPNTCTCLVQEQPQGFRGVSVSTTFTAVPDSLP from the exons ATGGCTACAGATGTTCAATTGGCTGATTATCCACTGATGAG cCCCAGATCCCTTAGAGGCGAATGGAGAATGGAACAGGAAACTCAGGGGCCAAGCCAGTGGAGTCCTCAGAGGGTCCGGGGGCAGCACGCCTTGCTTAGCACATCCAGAGTTCATCTGTACTCCAAAAGGACTCCCTTCAGCCAGGGCCACCGTGAGAAGGGCATGCAGACAGCGATCAG TCCAAAGGCTGAGCTGAAACTGGAGAAGAAGTCAGGGCACAAGCCAAGGAGCCCCAGGGACAGTGGGCCACAGAAAGAACTGGTGATCCCAGGGATTGTGGATTTCGAGCGGATCCGCCGGGCATTGAGGACCCCAAAGCCCCAAACCCCTGGCACCTACTGCTTTGGACGCCTCAGTCACCACTCCTTCTTCTCCCGGCACCACCCACACCCCCAGCACGTGACCCACATCCAAG ATCTCACCGGGAAGCCTGTCTGTGTCGTCAGGGATTTTCCAGCCCCCTTGCCTGAGTCAACTGTCTTTTCCGGCTGTCAAATGGGGATACCCACCATCTCTGTCCCCATTGGAGACCCACAGTCTAATCGGAACCCCCAGCTTTCTTCTG AAGCCTGGAAGAAGGAGTTGAAGGAGCTAGCTTCCCGGGTGGCCTTCCTCACCAAGGAGGATGAACTGAAGAAGAAAGAG GATACCACCAGTCTTAATTGGAATTGCAAGAGCAGGAGGCCCCAGGCACCAGGCCTCTCTGGGACAGACCTGGGGGCAGCTGAGCTGGGAATTAAG CAGAAGGAGCAGAAGGAGGAGCCTCTGCGGGAGCAGGGGGCAAAGTACTCAGCAGAGACTGGGAGGCTCATCCCCGCTTCCACCCGGGCTGTCGGCCGCCGCAGATCTCACCAGGCCCAGCCGAGTCAGTCTTCCAGCAGACATGAAGGAGTCCAGGCCTTCCTCCTTCAGGATCAGGAGCTGCTG GTCCTGGAGCTCCTGTGTCAGATCCTGGAAACAGACTCGCTAAGCGCGATCCAGTTCTGGCTGCTCTACGCTCCGCCCAAGG AAAAAGACCTCGCTCTGGGACTCCTGCAGACAGCAGTGGCTcagctccttccccagcccctagTCTCCATCCCTACCGAAAAGCTCCTAAACCAGCTTCAAGAAGTGCATGAACCTCCTCAAGAGAAGCAAGAGCCACCCTGCAG AGTACATTGGAGAAGCTCAAGTCCTCCGGATGCATTCAAGCCAGAACGCAGAGGAGAAGACATCGAAGCCGAGGGCAGAGAGCTGAGGGGCCCTAACACCTGCACCTGCCTTGTTCAAGAGCAGCCCCAAGGGTTCAGGGGTGTTTCTGTCTCCACCACCTTCACAGCAGTACCTGATTCCCTACCATGA
- the TBATA gene encoding protein TBATA isoform X21 has product MATDVQLADYPLMSPRSLRGEWRMEQETQGPSQWSPQRVRGQHALLSTSRVHLYSKRTPFSQGHREKGMQTAISPKAELKLEKKSGHKPRSPRDSGPQKELVIPGIVDFERIRRALRTPKPQTPGTYCFGRLSHHSFFSRHHPHPQHVTHIQDLTGKPVCVVRDFPAPLPESTVFSGCQMGIPTISVPIGDPQSNRNPQLSSEAWKKELKELASRVAFLTKEDELKKKEDTTSLNWNCKSRRPQAPGLSGTDLGAAELGIKKEQKEEPLREQGAKYSAETGRLIPASTRAVGRRRSHQAQPSQSSSRHEGVQAFLLQDQELLVLELLCQILETDSLSAIQFWLLYAPPKVNPRRKRRYHLLQKAKNQSTLEKLKSSGCIQARTQRRRHRSRGQRAEGP; this is encoded by the exons ATGGCTACAGATGTTCAATTGGCTGATTATCCACTGATGAG cCCCAGATCCCTTAGAGGCGAATGGAGAATGGAACAGGAAACTCAGGGGCCAAGCCAGTGGAGTCCTCAGAGGGTCCGGGGGCAGCACGCCTTGCTTAGCACATCCAGAGTTCATCTGTACTCCAAAAGGACTCCCTTCAGCCAGGGCCACCGTGAGAAGGGCATGCAGACAGCGATCAG TCCAAAGGCTGAGCTGAAACTGGAGAAGAAGTCAGGGCACAAGCCAAGGAGCCCCAGGGACAGTGGGCCACAGAAAGAACTGGTGATCCCAGGGATTGTGGATTTCGAGCGGATCCGCCGGGCATTGAGGACCCCAAAGCCCCAAACCCCTGGCACCTACTGCTTTGGACGCCTCAGTCACCACTCCTTCTTCTCCCGGCACCACCCACACCCCCAGCACGTGACCCACATCCAAG ATCTCACCGGGAAGCCTGTCTGTGTCGTCAGGGATTTTCCAGCCCCCTTGCCTGAGTCAACTGTCTTTTCCGGCTGTCAAATGGGGATACCCACCATCTCTGTCCCCATTGGAGACCCACAGTCTAATCGGAACCCCCAGCTTTCTTCTG AAGCCTGGAAGAAGGAGTTGAAGGAGCTAGCTTCCCGGGTGGCCTTCCTCACCAAGGAGGATGAACTGAAGAAGAAAGAG GATACCACCAGTCTTAATTGGAATTGCAAGAGCAGGAGGCCCCAGGCACCAGGCCTCTCTGGGACAGACCTGGGGGCAGCTGAGCTGGGAATTAAG AAGGAGCAGAAGGAGGAGCCTCTGCGGGAGCAGGGGGCAAAGTACTCAGCAGAGACTGGGAGGCTCATCCCCGCTTCCACCCGGGCTGTCGGCCGCCGCAGATCTCACCAGGCCCAGCCGAGTCAGTCTTCCAGCAGACATGAAGGAGTCCAGGCCTTCCTCCTTCAGGATCAGGAGCTGCTG GTCCTGGAGCTCCTGTGTCAGATCCTGGAAACAGACTCGCTAAGCGCGATCCAGTTCTGGCTGCTCTACGCTCCGCCCAAGG TCAATCCCCGAAGAAAACGAAGATATCACCTTTTACAAAAAGCGAAAAACCAG AGTACATTGGAGAAGCTCAAGTCCTCCGGATGCATTCAAGCCAGAACGCAGAGGAGAAGACATCGAAGCCGAGGGCAGAGAGCTGAGGGGCCCTAA
- the TBATA gene encoding protein TBATA isoform X11 gives MEQETQGPSQWSPQRVRGQHALLSTSRVHLYSKRTPFSQGHREKGMQTAISPKAELKLEKKSGHKPRSPRDSGPQKELVIPGIVDFERIRRALRTPKPQTPGTYCFGRLSHHSFFSRHHPHPQHVTHIQDLTGKPVCVVRDFPAPLPESTVFSGCQMGIPTISVPIGDPQSNRNPQLSSEAWKKELKELASRVAFLTKEDELKKKEDTTSLNWNCKSRRPQAPGLSGTDLGAAELGIKKEQKEEPLREQGAKYSAETGRLIPASTRAVGRRRSHQAQPSQSSSRHEGVQAFLLQDQELLVLELLCQILETDSLSAIQFWLLYAPPKEKDLALGLLQTAVAQLLPQPLVSIPTEKLLNQLQEVHEPPQEKQEPPCSQSPKKTKISPFTKSEKPEYIGEAQVLRMHSSQNAEEKTSKPRAES, from the exons ATGGAACAGGAAACTCAGGGGCCAAGCCAGTGGAGTCCTCAGAGGGTCCGGGGGCAGCACGCCTTGCTTAGCACATCCAGAGTTCATCTGTACTCCAAAAGGACTCCCTTCAGCCAGGGCCACCGTGAGAAGGGCATGCAGACAGCGATCAG TCCAAAGGCTGAGCTGAAACTGGAGAAGAAGTCAGGGCACAAGCCAAGGAGCCCCAGGGACAGTGGGCCACAGAAAGAACTGGTGATCCCAGGGATTGTGGATTTCGAGCGGATCCGCCGGGCATTGAGGACCCCAAAGCCCCAAACCCCTGGCACCTACTGCTTTGGACGCCTCAGTCACCACTCCTTCTTCTCCCGGCACCACCCACACCCCCAGCACGTGACCCACATCCAAG ATCTCACCGGGAAGCCTGTCTGTGTCGTCAGGGATTTTCCAGCCCCCTTGCCTGAGTCAACTGTCTTTTCCGGCTGTCAAATGGGGATACCCACCATCTCTGTCCCCATTGGAGACCCACAGTCTAATCGGAACCCCCAGCTTTCTTCTG AAGCCTGGAAGAAGGAGTTGAAGGAGCTAGCTTCCCGGGTGGCCTTCCTCACCAAGGAGGATGAACTGAAGAAGAAAGAG GATACCACCAGTCTTAATTGGAATTGCAAGAGCAGGAGGCCCCAGGCACCAGGCCTCTCTGGGACAGACCTGGGGGCAGCTGAGCTGGGAATTAAG AAGGAGCAGAAGGAGGAGCCTCTGCGGGAGCAGGGGGCAAAGTACTCAGCAGAGACTGGGAGGCTCATCCCCGCTTCCACCCGGGCTGTCGGCCGCCGCAGATCTCACCAGGCCCAGCCGAGTCAGTCTTCCAGCAGACATGAAGGAGTCCAGGCCTTCCTCCTTCAGGATCAGGAGCTGCTG GTCCTGGAGCTCCTGTGTCAGATCCTGGAAACAGACTCGCTAAGCGCGATCCAGTTCTGGCTGCTCTACGCTCCGCCCAAGG AAAAAGACCTCGCTCTGGGACTCCTGCAGACAGCAGTGGCTcagctccttccccagcccctagTCTCCATCCCTACCGAAAAGCTCCTAAACCAGCTTCAAGAAGTGCATGAACCTCCTCAAGAGAAGCAAGAGCCACCCTGCAG TCAATCCCCGAAGAAAACGAAGATATCACCTTTTACAAAAAGCGAAAAACCAG AGTACATTGGAGAAGCTCAAGTCCTCCGGATGCATTCAAGCCAGAACGCAGAGGAGAAGACATCGAAGCCGAGGGCAGAGAGCTGA
- the TBATA gene encoding protein TBATA isoform X19, giving the protein MATDVQLADYPLMSPRSLRGEWRMEQETQGPSQWSPQRVRGQHALLSTSRVHLYSKRTPFSQGHREKGMQTAISPKAELKLEKKSGHKPRSPRDSGPQKELVIPGIVDFERIRRALRTPKPQTPGTYCFGRLSHHSFFSRHHPHPQHVTHIQDLTGKPVCVVRDFPAPLPESTVFSGCQMGIPTISVPIGDPQSNRNPQLSSEAWKKELKELASRVAFLTKEDELKKKEDTTSLNWNCKSRRPQAPGLSGTDLGAAELGIKQKEQKEEPLREQGAKYSAETGRLIPASTRAVGRRRSHQAQPSQSSSRHEGVQAFLLQDQELLSIPEENEDITFYKKRKTRVHWRSSSPPDAFKPERRGEDIEAEGRELRGPNTCTCLVQEQPQGFRGVSVSTTFTAVPDSLP; this is encoded by the exons ATGGCTACAGATGTTCAATTGGCTGATTATCCACTGATGAG cCCCAGATCCCTTAGAGGCGAATGGAGAATGGAACAGGAAACTCAGGGGCCAAGCCAGTGGAGTCCTCAGAGGGTCCGGGGGCAGCACGCCTTGCTTAGCACATCCAGAGTTCATCTGTACTCCAAAAGGACTCCCTTCAGCCAGGGCCACCGTGAGAAGGGCATGCAGACAGCGATCAG TCCAAAGGCTGAGCTGAAACTGGAGAAGAAGTCAGGGCACAAGCCAAGGAGCCCCAGGGACAGTGGGCCACAGAAAGAACTGGTGATCCCAGGGATTGTGGATTTCGAGCGGATCCGCCGGGCATTGAGGACCCCAAAGCCCCAAACCCCTGGCACCTACTGCTTTGGACGCCTCAGTCACCACTCCTTCTTCTCCCGGCACCACCCACACCCCCAGCACGTGACCCACATCCAAG ATCTCACCGGGAAGCCTGTCTGTGTCGTCAGGGATTTTCCAGCCCCCTTGCCTGAGTCAACTGTCTTTTCCGGCTGTCAAATGGGGATACCCACCATCTCTGTCCCCATTGGAGACCCACAGTCTAATCGGAACCCCCAGCTTTCTTCTG AAGCCTGGAAGAAGGAGTTGAAGGAGCTAGCTTCCCGGGTGGCCTTCCTCACCAAGGAGGATGAACTGAAGAAGAAAGAG GATACCACCAGTCTTAATTGGAATTGCAAGAGCAGGAGGCCCCAGGCACCAGGCCTCTCTGGGACAGACCTGGGGGCAGCTGAGCTGGGAATTAAG CAGAAGGAGCAGAAGGAGGAGCCTCTGCGGGAGCAGGGGGCAAAGTACTCAGCAGAGACTGGGAGGCTCATCCCCGCTTCCACCCGGGCTGTCGGCCGCCGCAGATCTCACCAGGCCCAGCCGAGTCAGTCTTCCAGCAGACATGAAGGAGTCCAGGCCTTCCTCCTTCAGGATCAGGAGCTGCTG TCAATCCCCGAAGAAAACGAAGATATCACCTTTTACAAAAAGCGAAAAACCAG AGTACATTGGAGAAGCTCAAGTCCTCCGGATGCATTCAAGCCAGAACGCAGAGGAGAAGACATCGAAGCCGAGGGCAGAGAGCTGAGGGGCCCTAACACCTGCACCTGCCTTGTTCAAGAGCAGCCCCAAGGGTTCAGGGGTGTTTCTGTCTCCACCACCTTCACAGCAGTACCTGATTCCCTACCATGA
- the TBATA gene encoding protein TBATA isoform X24, whose product MATDVQLADYPLMSPRSLRGEWRMEQETQGPSQWSPQRVRGQHALLSTSRVHLYSKRTPFSQGHREKGMQTAISPKAELKLEKKSGHKPRSPRDSGPQKELVIPGIVDFERIRRALRTPKPQTPGTYCFGRLSHHSFFSRHHPHPQHVTHIQASNPLQISPGSLSVSSGIFQPPCLSQLSFPAVKWGYPPSLSPLETHSLIGTPSFLLKEQKEEPLREQGAKYSAETGRLIPASTRAVGRRRSHQAQPSQSSSRHEGVQAFLLQDQELLVLELLCQILETDSLSAIQFWLLYAPPKVNPRRKRRYHLLQKAKNQSTLEKLKSSGCIQARTQRRRHRSRGQRAEGP is encoded by the exons ATGGCTACAGATGTTCAATTGGCTGATTATCCACTGATGAG cCCCAGATCCCTTAGAGGCGAATGGAGAATGGAACAGGAAACTCAGGGGCCAAGCCAGTGGAGTCCTCAGAGGGTCCGGGGGCAGCACGCCTTGCTTAGCACATCCAGAGTTCATCTGTACTCCAAAAGGACTCCCTTCAGCCAGGGCCACCGTGAGAAGGGCATGCAGACAGCGATCAG TCCAAAGGCTGAGCTGAAACTGGAGAAGAAGTCAGGGCACAAGCCAAGGAGCCCCAGGGACAGTGGGCCACAGAAAGAACTGGTGATCCCAGGGATTGTGGATTTCGAGCGGATCCGCCGGGCATTGAGGACCCCAAAGCCCCAAACCCCTGGCACCTACTGCTTTGGACGCCTCAGTCACCACTCCTTCTTCTCCCGGCACCACCCACACCCCCAGCACGTGACCCACATCCAAG CCTCTAACCCTTTGCAGATCTCACCGGGAAGCCTGTCTGTGTCGTCAGGGATTTTCCAGCCCCCTTGCCTGAGTCAACTGTCTTTTCCGGCTGTCAAATGGGGATACCCACCATCTCTGTCCCCATTGGAGACCCACAGTCTAATCGGAACCCCCAGCTTTCTTCTG AAGGAGCAGAAGGAGGAGCCTCTGCGGGAGCAGGGGGCAAAGTACTCAGCAGAGACTGGGAGGCTCATCCCCGCTTCCACCCGGGCTGTCGGCCGCCGCAGATCTCACCAGGCCCAGCCGAGTCAGTCTTCCAGCAGACATGAAGGAGTCCAGGCCTTCCTCCTTCAGGATCAGGAGCTGCTG GTCCTGGAGCTCCTGTGTCAGATCCTGGAAACAGACTCGCTAAGCGCGATCCAGTTCTGGCTGCTCTACGCTCCGCCCAAGG TCAATCCCCGAAGAAAACGAAGATATCACCTTTTACAAAAAGCGAAAAACCAG AGTACATTGGAGAAGCTCAAGTCCTCCGGATGCATTCAAGCCAGAACGCAGAGGAGAAGACATCGAAGCCGAGGGCAGAGAGCTGAGGGGCCCTAA